From Salvia splendens isolate huo1 chromosome 3, SspV2, whole genome shotgun sequence, a single genomic window includes:
- the LOC121793507 gene encoding COX assembly mitochondrial protein 2 homolog — MHPPLTIHRHPMCAEIIELFQKCHTDHPLGKFFGECTDLKFKLDKCFRQEKALKRKANFEESKKLKERLREYRIQNSETMD; from the exons ATGCATCCTCCTCTGACAATTCACAGGCATCCAATGTGTGCTGAG ATCATTGAGCTTTTCCAGAAGTGTCATACAGATCATCCTCTTGGGAAGTTTTTTGGTGAATGCACCGATTTAAAATTTAAgcttgataaatgttttcggcaagaG AAAGCCCTGAAGAGGAAGGCAAATTTTGAGGAAAGTAAAAAACTgaaagagagattgagagaatACAGGATTCAAAATTCGGAAACAATGGATTAA